From Excalfactoria chinensis isolate bCotChi1 chromosome 4, bCotChi1.hap2, whole genome shotgun sequence, one genomic window encodes:
- the NHSL2 gene encoding NHS-like protein 2 isoform X3 has translation MPFYKRSVVARQSRAVPLAELRDVCSLAALTLLRQLAELCGHSLALLGDIEGHVEALGRRTGRLHRRASRLQELLRGRPATSNLDLESKKAAPTKLSWQQPVNVFLAAGRPPGMEQLHQEAQLNLQSLLQEEYEEQYAESRVTGQTFRAAGHPSPSTPTEPSPRPLPSKRLEFVLMPPSRRTDEEESSSASTLGVRPPDTSLSLPTTPDKQTAWPRAFPLPTVEEKQRHQSCSVQTSVVPINVSGSTNGPTHTTHPPIAESLSCSFETTGGRKPCQQTSPHQPLSAPLRKTFSDLGGTLQARCCPPPSPMDNVAAPSTCNGPQGSSFPPPWGANSFGYTATPSPAAGQEVSPGSSAMGSPTGTERAASFFIAQEEHTGSAGPGSFSATTSESPPGSGSIRRCDGQEARVNFSPTNKESEPAPEPSRLGVERGGCRFRERSLSVPTDSGSLCSVDIAYAEARRGSTNCALGYPSAGSEGSTSTDNISLGPEPDRQRRQRSKSISLKKAKKKPSPPTRSVSLIKEGQDSPAALGLPHDQRPKSLCIPLDPAGHRVVHADPQGREPDSPAAPHQWYLADWKSGEPYRSLSGSSTATGTTAIECVKARGSSESLMSPSISRATTPSQLSAEADLKTSSPGRPTGLMSPSSGYSSQSETPTPTVPTSAILGHSPHQVRVRPLVPERKSSLPPTSPMERSPKSRLSFELPLTPPAHLDLSGLKISLKGKTKVSRHHSDSTFGTKLVQKTSPIQPIMPVVTQSDLRSVRLRSISRSEMEDNTDGPERAEELPRVPCPGTERKVKPPVAEKPPLAKRPPCILPKPVALREEGPLPPTSPPSITIKDSLVLRKGDPWRGPGQPRRLSQGSLEDKPQPEAERRKAKVPPPVPKKPSVLYLPLTPAPVQQVGGVGDPAPTPSPIITLDAEPSCCQPDADSPTPTEVPSTAQAGETPSEQGSSSEAGTEEKSFASDKTADSIAEEDDDVFMASRTTEDLFTVIHRSKRKVLGRKEPSDSFSSRPNSHSPVKTSGSPTGESPAATVSTGKSSSRNEDFKALLQKKSSKTSSGTRPSAAELLKTTNPLARRVMMEFAPELDGANSQP, from the exons atGCCGTTCTACAAGCGAAGCGTGGTGGCCCGGCAGAGCCGTGCCGTGCCGCTGGCCGAGCTGCGAGACGTCTGCAGCCTGGCGGCTCTCACCCTGCTCCGGCAGCTCGCCGAGCTCTGCGGCCATTCGCTCGCCTTGCTGGGGGACATCGAGGGACACGTCGAGGCTTTGGGGCGCCGCACCGGGCGGCTGCACCGCAGGGCCTCCcgcctgcaggagctgctgcgggGACGGCCAG CCACATCTAACTTGGACTTGGAGAGCAAGAAAGCCGCCCCCACCAAGCTATCATGGCAGCAGCCAGTGAACGTCTTCCTGGCTGCTGGCCGCCCGCCCGGCATGGAGCAGCTGCATCAGGAGGCTCAGCTCAACCTGCAGAGCTTATTGCAAG AGGAGTATGAGGAGCAGTATGCTGAGAGCAGAGTGACTGGGCAGACCTTCCGTGCCGCCGGCCACCCATCTCCCAGCACCCCCACGGAGCCCTCACCCCGGCCCCTGCCCTCCAAGCGCCTCGAGTTTGTGCTTATG CCCCCAAGCCGGCGAACCGAtgaggaggagagcagcagtgccagcacgCTGGGCGTGAGACCACCCGACACCTCCCTGAGCCTCCCCACCACCCCCGACAAGCAGACAGCCTGGCCCAGGGCTTTCCCACTGCCCACCGTGGAGGAGAAGCAGCGGCACCAGTCCTGCTCTGTGCAAACCAGCGTGGTCCCCATCAATGTCTCGG GCAGCACCAACGGCCCCACGCACACCACACACCCACCCATCGCTGAGTCCCTGTCCTGCAGCTTCGAGACCACGGGTGGGAGGAAGCCCTGCCAGCAGACCAGCCCCCACCAGCCTCTCTCTGCCCCACTGAGGAAAACCTTCAGTGACCTTGGGGGCACGCTACAGGCACGCTGCTGCCCACCACCATCCCCCATGGACAACGTGGCTGCCCCCAGCACCTGCAACGGACCGCAAGGCTCCTCTTTTCCCCCACCCTGGGGCGCCAACTCCTTTGGATACActgccacccccagccctgctgccgGCCAGGAGGTCTCACCGGGCAGCTCCGCCATGGGCTCACCCACCGGCACCGAGCGGGCCGCCTCCTTCTTCATCGCCCAGGAGGAGCACACAGGGAGCGCTGGGCCCGGCTCCTTCTCCGCCACAACGTCTGAATCTCCTCCTGGCTCTGGGAGCATCCGGAGATGTGATGGCCAAGAAGCCAGGGTGAACTTTTCACCCACAAACAAAGAGTCGGAGCCGGCACCAGAACCATCGCGCCTGGGGGTGGAGCGGGGAGGGTGCCGCTTCCGCGAGCGCTCGCTGTCGGTGCCCACTGACTCAGGGTCCCTCTGCTCCGTGGACATTGCTTATGCTGAAGCCCGGCGGGGAAGCACCAACTGTGCCCTGGGCTACCCCAGTGCCGGCTCCGagggcagcaccagcactgaTAACATCTCGCTGGGGCCAGAGCCGGACAGGCAGCGGCGGCAGCGCTCCAAGAGCATCTCCCTCAAGAAGGCCAAGAAGAAGCCCTCACCGCCCACCCGCAGTGTATCACTGATCAAGGAAGGGCAGGACAGCCCagctgccctggggctgcctcATGATCAGAGACCCAAGAGCCTGTGCATCCCGCTGGACCCCGCTGGGCACCGGGTGGTGCATGCAGACCCCCAAGGCAGAGAGCCCGACAGcccagctgccccccaccagTGGTACCTGGCAGACTGGAAGAGTGGTGAGCCCTACCGGTCCCTCTCTGGCTCCAGCACGGCCACAGGGACTACGGCCATTGAGTGTGTGAAGGCACGGGGCAGCTCAGAGTCCCTCATGTCTCCCTCTATCTCCAGGGCCACAACGccttcccagctctcagcagagGCTGACCTCAAAACCTCCTCCCCTGGCAGGCCCACAGGGCTGATGTCCCCATCCAGTGGGTATTCCAGCCAGTCAGAAACCCCCACACCCACCGTCCCCACCTCAGCCATCCTCGGGCACTCACCACACCAGGTGCGGGTGAGGCCACTGGTTCCTGAGAGGAAATCCTCACTgccccccacatcccccatGGAGCGGAGCCCCAAGTCCAGGCTGTCCTTTGAGCTGCCACTCACACCACCAGCTCATCTTGACCTCTCGGGGCTGAAGATCTCCCTGAAGGGGAAGACGAAGGTCAGCCGGCACCACTCCGACTCCACGTTTGGCACCAAGCTGGTCCAGAAGACCAGTCCCATCCAGCCCATCATGCCTGTGGTCACCCAGTCCGACCTGCGCTCTGTCCGTCTGCGCTCCATTAGCCGCTCCGAGATGGAGGACAACACTGATGGCCCAGAGCGTGCTGAGGAACTTCCACGTGTCCCCTGCCCGGGGACGGAGAGGAAAGTGAAGCCGCCAGTAGCAGAGAAGCCACCACTGGCCAAGCGGCCCCCATGCATCCTGCCCAAGCCCGTAGCCCTGCGAGAGGAGGGCCCCCTgccccccacatccccaccGAGCATCACCATCAAGGACAGCTTGGTGCTGCGAAAAGGGGATCCATGGAGGGGCCCGGGGCAGCCCCGGCGGCTTTCGCAGGGCAGCCTGGAGGACAAGCCACAGCCAGAGGCAGAGCGCAGGAAGGCCAAGGTGCCGCCACCAGTGCCCAAGAAGCCCAGCGTGCTCTACCTGCCGCTCACCCCAGCCCCAGTGCAGCAGGTGGGGGGTGTGGGGGACCCAGcgcccacccccagccccatcatCACGCTGgatgcagagcccagctgctgccaacCTGACGCTGACAGCCCAACGCCCACTGAGGTCCCAAGCACAGCACAAGCTGGCGAGACTCCCTCGGAGCAAG GCAGCTCATCTGAGGCTGGCACAGAGGAGAAGAGCTTCGCCAGCGACAAGACGGCCGACTCCATCGCTGAGGAAGACGACGATGTCTTCATGGCATCCCGCACCACAGAGGATCTCTTCACCGTCATTCACAG GTCCAAGAGGAAGGTTCTGGGGCGGAAGGAACCTAGTGACAGCTTTAGCAGCCGGCCTAATTCCcactctcctgtgaagacatCAGGCTCACCGACCGGCGAGTCCCCTGCAGCAACAGTGAGCACCGGGAAGTCCTCCAGCAGGAATGAAGATTTTAAGGCTCTGCTCCAAAAGAAGAGCAGTAAAACCAGCAGCGGTACCCGGCCGTCTGCAGCTGAACTGCTCAAGACCACAAACCCACTGGCTCGGAGGGTCATGATGGAGTTTGCCCCTGAGCTAGATGGTGCAAACAGCCAGCCCTAA
- the NHSL2 gene encoding NHS-like protein 2 isoform X4 has translation MGNAQRKAPRSQRRGRMRAATATSNLDLESKKAAPTKLSWQQPVNVFLAAGRPPGMEQLHQEAQLNLQSLLQEEYEEQYAESRVTGQTFRAAGHPSPSTPTEPSPRPLPSKRLEFVLMPPSRRTDEEESSSASTLGVRPPDTSLSLPTTPDKQTAWPRAFPLPTVEEKQRHQSCSVQTSVVPINVSGQHFARHASARHSLFNTETAMNPKSTLRRRRTIIGFPNMSLRDQGSTNGPTHTTHPPIAESLSCSFETTGGRKPCQQTSPHQPLSAPLRKTFSDLGGTLQARCCPPPSPMDNVAAPSTCNGPQGSSFPPPWGANSFGYTATPSPAAGQEVSPGSSAMGSPTGTERAASFFIAQEEHTGSAGPGSFSATTSESPPGSGSIRRCDGQEARVNFSPTNKESEPAPEPSRLGVERGGCRFRERSLSVPTDSGSLCSVDIAYAEARRGSTNCALGYPSAGSEGSTSTDNISLGPEPDRQRRQRSKSISLKKAKKKPSPPTRSVSLIKEGQDSPAALGLPHDQRPKSLCIPLDPAGHRVVHADPQGREPDSPAAPHQWYLADWKSGEPYRSLSGSSTATGTTAIECVKARGSSESLMSPSISRATTPSQLSAEADLKTSSPGRPTGLMSPSSGYSSQSETPTPTVPTSAILGHSPHQVRVRPLVPERKSSLPPTSPMERSPKSRLSFELPLTPPAHLDLSGLKISLKGKTKVSRHHSDSTFGTKLVQKTSPIQPIMPVVTQSDLRSVRLRSISRSEMEDNTDGPERAEELPRVPCPGTERKVKPPVAEKPPLAKRPPCILPKPVALREEGPLPPTSPPSITIKDSLVLRKGDPWRGPGQPRRLSQGSLEDKPQPEAERRKAKVPPPVPKKPSVLYLPLTPAPVQQVGGVGDPAPTPSPIITLDAEPSCCQPDADSPTPTEVPSTAQAGETPSEQGSSSEAGTEEKSFASDKTADSIAEEDDDVFMASRTTEDLFTVIHRSKRKVLGRKEPSDSFSSRPNSHSPVKTSGSPTGESPAATVSTGKSSSRNEDFKALLQKKSSKTSSGTRPSAAELLKTTNPLARRVMMEFAPELDGANSQP, from the exons ATGGGCAACGCGCAGCGGAAGGCGCCGCGCAGCCAGCGGCGGGGCAGGATGCGCGCAGCAACAG CCACATCTAACTTGGACTTGGAGAGCAAGAAAGCCGCCCCCACCAAGCTATCATGGCAGCAGCCAGTGAACGTCTTCCTGGCTGCTGGCCGCCCGCCCGGCATGGAGCAGCTGCATCAGGAGGCTCAGCTCAACCTGCAGAGCTTATTGCAAG AGGAGTATGAGGAGCAGTATGCTGAGAGCAGAGTGACTGGGCAGACCTTCCGTGCCGCCGGCCACCCATCTCCCAGCACCCCCACGGAGCCCTCACCCCGGCCCCTGCCCTCCAAGCGCCTCGAGTTTGTGCTTATG CCCCCAAGCCGGCGAACCGAtgaggaggagagcagcagtgccagcacgCTGGGCGTGAGACCACCCGACACCTCCCTGAGCCTCCCCACCACCCCCGACAAGCAGACAGCCTGGCCCAGGGCTTTCCCACTGCCCACCGTGGAGGAGAAGCAGCGGCACCAGTCCTGCTCTGTGCAAACCAGCGTGGTCCCCATCAATGTCTCGG GGCAGCACTTTGCTAGGCACGCGAGTGCTCGTCACTCCCTGTTTAACACAGAGACCGCGATGAACCCCAAGTCCACCCTGCGGCGTAGACGGACCATTATTGGATTCCCTAACATGTCCCTGCGAGACCAAG GCAGCACCAACGGCCCCACGCACACCACACACCCACCCATCGCTGAGTCCCTGTCCTGCAGCTTCGAGACCACGGGTGGGAGGAAGCCCTGCCAGCAGACCAGCCCCCACCAGCCTCTCTCTGCCCCACTGAGGAAAACCTTCAGTGACCTTGGGGGCACGCTACAGGCACGCTGCTGCCCACCACCATCCCCCATGGACAACGTGGCTGCCCCCAGCACCTGCAACGGACCGCAAGGCTCCTCTTTTCCCCCACCCTGGGGCGCCAACTCCTTTGGATACActgccacccccagccctgctgccgGCCAGGAGGTCTCACCGGGCAGCTCCGCCATGGGCTCACCCACCGGCACCGAGCGGGCCGCCTCCTTCTTCATCGCCCAGGAGGAGCACACAGGGAGCGCTGGGCCCGGCTCCTTCTCCGCCACAACGTCTGAATCTCCTCCTGGCTCTGGGAGCATCCGGAGATGTGATGGCCAAGAAGCCAGGGTGAACTTTTCACCCACAAACAAAGAGTCGGAGCCGGCACCAGAACCATCGCGCCTGGGGGTGGAGCGGGGAGGGTGCCGCTTCCGCGAGCGCTCGCTGTCGGTGCCCACTGACTCAGGGTCCCTCTGCTCCGTGGACATTGCTTATGCTGAAGCCCGGCGGGGAAGCACCAACTGTGCCCTGGGCTACCCCAGTGCCGGCTCCGagggcagcaccagcactgaTAACATCTCGCTGGGGCCAGAGCCGGACAGGCAGCGGCGGCAGCGCTCCAAGAGCATCTCCCTCAAGAAGGCCAAGAAGAAGCCCTCACCGCCCACCCGCAGTGTATCACTGATCAAGGAAGGGCAGGACAGCCCagctgccctggggctgcctcATGATCAGAGACCCAAGAGCCTGTGCATCCCGCTGGACCCCGCTGGGCACCGGGTGGTGCATGCAGACCCCCAAGGCAGAGAGCCCGACAGcccagctgccccccaccagTGGTACCTGGCAGACTGGAAGAGTGGTGAGCCCTACCGGTCCCTCTCTGGCTCCAGCACGGCCACAGGGACTACGGCCATTGAGTGTGTGAAGGCACGGGGCAGCTCAGAGTCCCTCATGTCTCCCTCTATCTCCAGGGCCACAACGccttcccagctctcagcagagGCTGACCTCAAAACCTCCTCCCCTGGCAGGCCCACAGGGCTGATGTCCCCATCCAGTGGGTATTCCAGCCAGTCAGAAACCCCCACACCCACCGTCCCCACCTCAGCCATCCTCGGGCACTCACCACACCAGGTGCGGGTGAGGCCACTGGTTCCTGAGAGGAAATCCTCACTgccccccacatcccccatGGAGCGGAGCCCCAAGTCCAGGCTGTCCTTTGAGCTGCCACTCACACCACCAGCTCATCTTGACCTCTCGGGGCTGAAGATCTCCCTGAAGGGGAAGACGAAGGTCAGCCGGCACCACTCCGACTCCACGTTTGGCACCAAGCTGGTCCAGAAGACCAGTCCCATCCAGCCCATCATGCCTGTGGTCACCCAGTCCGACCTGCGCTCTGTCCGTCTGCGCTCCATTAGCCGCTCCGAGATGGAGGACAACACTGATGGCCCAGAGCGTGCTGAGGAACTTCCACGTGTCCCCTGCCCGGGGACGGAGAGGAAAGTGAAGCCGCCAGTAGCAGAGAAGCCACCACTGGCCAAGCGGCCCCCATGCATCCTGCCCAAGCCCGTAGCCCTGCGAGAGGAGGGCCCCCTgccccccacatccccaccGAGCATCACCATCAAGGACAGCTTGGTGCTGCGAAAAGGGGATCCATGGAGGGGCCCGGGGCAGCCCCGGCGGCTTTCGCAGGGCAGCCTGGAGGACAAGCCACAGCCAGAGGCAGAGCGCAGGAAGGCCAAGGTGCCGCCACCAGTGCCCAAGAAGCCCAGCGTGCTCTACCTGCCGCTCACCCCAGCCCCAGTGCAGCAGGTGGGGGGTGTGGGGGACCCAGcgcccacccccagccccatcatCACGCTGgatgcagagcccagctgctgccaacCTGACGCTGACAGCCCAACGCCCACTGAGGTCCCAAGCACAGCACAAGCTGGCGAGACTCCCTCGGAGCAAG GCAGCTCATCTGAGGCTGGCACAGAGGAGAAGAGCTTCGCCAGCGACAAGACGGCCGACTCCATCGCTGAGGAAGACGACGATGTCTTCATGGCATCCCGCACCACAGAGGATCTCTTCACCGTCATTCACAG GTCCAAGAGGAAGGTTCTGGGGCGGAAGGAACCTAGTGACAGCTTTAGCAGCCGGCCTAATTCCcactctcctgtgaagacatCAGGCTCACCGACCGGCGAGTCCCCTGCAGCAACAGTGAGCACCGGGAAGTCCTCCAGCAGGAATGAAGATTTTAAGGCTCTGCTCCAAAAGAAGAGCAGTAAAACCAGCAGCGGTACCCGGCCGTCTGCAGCTGAACTGCTCAAGACCACAAACCCACTGGCTCGGAGGGTCATGATGGAGTTTGCCCCTGAGCTAGATGGTGCAAACAGCCAGCCCTAA
- the NHSL2 gene encoding NHS-like protein 2 isoform X6, whose translation MAKAEWLLARWQRAATSNLDLESKKAAPTKLSWQQPVNVFLAAGRPPGMEQLHQEAQLNLQSLLQEEYEEQYAESRVTGQTFRAAGHPSPSTPTEPSPRPLPSKRLEFVLMPPSRRTDEEESSSASTLGVRPPDTSLSLPTTPDKQTAWPRAFPLPTVEEKQRHQSCSVQTSVVPINVSGQHFARHASARHSLFNTETAMNPKSTLRRRRTIIGFPNMSLRDQGSTNGPTHTTHPPIAESLSCSFETTGGRKPCQQTSPHQPLSAPLRKTFSDLGGTLQARCCPPPSPMDNVAAPSTCNGPQGSSFPPPWGANSFGYTATPSPAAGQEVSPGSSAMGSPTGTERAASFFIAQEEHTGSAGPGSFSATTSESPPGSGSIRRCDGQEARVNFSPTNKESEPAPEPSRLGVERGGCRFRERSLSVPTDSGSLCSVDIAYAEARRGSTNCALGYPSAGSEGSTSTDNISLGPEPDRQRRQRSKSISLKKAKKKPSPPTRSVSLIKEGQDSPAALGLPHDQRPKSLCIPLDPAGHRVVHADPQGREPDSPAAPHQWYLADWKSGEPYRSLSGSSTATGTTAIECVKARGSSESLMSPSISRATTPSQLSAEADLKTSSPGRPTGLMSPSSGYSSQSETPTPTVPTSAILGHSPHQVRVRPLVPERKSSLPPTSPMERSPKSRLSFELPLTPPAHLDLSGLKISLKGKTKVSRHHSDSTFGTKLVQKTSPIQPIMPVVTQSDLRSVRLRSISRSEMEDNTDGPERAEELPRVPCPGTERKVKPPVAEKPPLAKRPPCILPKPVALREEGPLPPTSPPSITIKDSLVLRKGDPWRGPGQPRRLSQGSLEDKPQPEAERRKAKVPPPVPKKPSVLYLPLTPAPVQQVGGVGDPAPTPSPIITLDAEPSCCQPDADSPTPTEVPSTAQAGETPSEQGSSSEAGTEEKSFASDKTADSIAEEDDDVFMASRTTEDLFTVIHRSKRKVLGRKEPSDSFSSRPNSHSPVKTSGSPTGESPAATVSTGKSSSRNEDFKALLQKKSSKTSSGTRPSAAELLKTTNPLARRVMMEFAPELDGANSQP comes from the exons ATGGCCAAGGCGGAGTGGCTCCTCGCACGGTGGCAGCGCGCAG CCACATCTAACTTGGACTTGGAGAGCAAGAAAGCCGCCCCCACCAAGCTATCATGGCAGCAGCCAGTGAACGTCTTCCTGGCTGCTGGCCGCCCGCCCGGCATGGAGCAGCTGCATCAGGAGGCTCAGCTCAACCTGCAGAGCTTATTGCAAG AGGAGTATGAGGAGCAGTATGCTGAGAGCAGAGTGACTGGGCAGACCTTCCGTGCCGCCGGCCACCCATCTCCCAGCACCCCCACGGAGCCCTCACCCCGGCCCCTGCCCTCCAAGCGCCTCGAGTTTGTGCTTATG CCCCCAAGCCGGCGAACCGAtgaggaggagagcagcagtgccagcacgCTGGGCGTGAGACCACCCGACACCTCCCTGAGCCTCCCCACCACCCCCGACAAGCAGACAGCCTGGCCCAGGGCTTTCCCACTGCCCACCGTGGAGGAGAAGCAGCGGCACCAGTCCTGCTCTGTGCAAACCAGCGTGGTCCCCATCAATGTCTCGG GGCAGCACTTTGCTAGGCACGCGAGTGCTCGTCACTCCCTGTTTAACACAGAGACCGCGATGAACCCCAAGTCCACCCTGCGGCGTAGACGGACCATTATTGGATTCCCTAACATGTCCCTGCGAGACCAAG GCAGCACCAACGGCCCCACGCACACCACACACCCACCCATCGCTGAGTCCCTGTCCTGCAGCTTCGAGACCACGGGTGGGAGGAAGCCCTGCCAGCAGACCAGCCCCCACCAGCCTCTCTCTGCCCCACTGAGGAAAACCTTCAGTGACCTTGGGGGCACGCTACAGGCACGCTGCTGCCCACCACCATCCCCCATGGACAACGTGGCTGCCCCCAGCACCTGCAACGGACCGCAAGGCTCCTCTTTTCCCCCACCCTGGGGCGCCAACTCCTTTGGATACActgccacccccagccctgctgccgGCCAGGAGGTCTCACCGGGCAGCTCCGCCATGGGCTCACCCACCGGCACCGAGCGGGCCGCCTCCTTCTTCATCGCCCAGGAGGAGCACACAGGGAGCGCTGGGCCCGGCTCCTTCTCCGCCACAACGTCTGAATCTCCTCCTGGCTCTGGGAGCATCCGGAGATGTGATGGCCAAGAAGCCAGGGTGAACTTTTCACCCACAAACAAAGAGTCGGAGCCGGCACCAGAACCATCGCGCCTGGGGGTGGAGCGGGGAGGGTGCCGCTTCCGCGAGCGCTCGCTGTCGGTGCCCACTGACTCAGGGTCCCTCTGCTCCGTGGACATTGCTTATGCTGAAGCCCGGCGGGGAAGCACCAACTGTGCCCTGGGCTACCCCAGTGCCGGCTCCGagggcagcaccagcactgaTAACATCTCGCTGGGGCCAGAGCCGGACAGGCAGCGGCGGCAGCGCTCCAAGAGCATCTCCCTCAAGAAGGCCAAGAAGAAGCCCTCACCGCCCACCCGCAGTGTATCACTGATCAAGGAAGGGCAGGACAGCCCagctgccctggggctgcctcATGATCAGAGACCCAAGAGCCTGTGCATCCCGCTGGACCCCGCTGGGCACCGGGTGGTGCATGCAGACCCCCAAGGCAGAGAGCCCGACAGcccagctgccccccaccagTGGTACCTGGCAGACTGGAAGAGTGGTGAGCCCTACCGGTCCCTCTCTGGCTCCAGCACGGCCACAGGGACTACGGCCATTGAGTGTGTGAAGGCACGGGGCAGCTCAGAGTCCCTCATGTCTCCCTCTATCTCCAGGGCCACAACGccttcccagctctcagcagagGCTGACCTCAAAACCTCCTCCCCTGGCAGGCCCACAGGGCTGATGTCCCCATCCAGTGGGTATTCCAGCCAGTCAGAAACCCCCACACCCACCGTCCCCACCTCAGCCATCCTCGGGCACTCACCACACCAGGTGCGGGTGAGGCCACTGGTTCCTGAGAGGAAATCCTCACTgccccccacatcccccatGGAGCGGAGCCCCAAGTCCAGGCTGTCCTTTGAGCTGCCACTCACACCACCAGCTCATCTTGACCTCTCGGGGCTGAAGATCTCCCTGAAGGGGAAGACGAAGGTCAGCCGGCACCACTCCGACTCCACGTTTGGCACCAAGCTGGTCCAGAAGACCAGTCCCATCCAGCCCATCATGCCTGTGGTCACCCAGTCCGACCTGCGCTCTGTCCGTCTGCGCTCCATTAGCCGCTCCGAGATGGAGGACAACACTGATGGCCCAGAGCGTGCTGAGGAACTTCCACGTGTCCCCTGCCCGGGGACGGAGAGGAAAGTGAAGCCGCCAGTAGCAGAGAAGCCACCACTGGCCAAGCGGCCCCCATGCATCCTGCCCAAGCCCGTAGCCCTGCGAGAGGAGGGCCCCCTgccccccacatccccaccGAGCATCACCATCAAGGACAGCTTGGTGCTGCGAAAAGGGGATCCATGGAGGGGCCCGGGGCAGCCCCGGCGGCTTTCGCAGGGCAGCCTGGAGGACAAGCCACAGCCAGAGGCAGAGCGCAGGAAGGCCAAGGTGCCGCCACCAGTGCCCAAGAAGCCCAGCGTGCTCTACCTGCCGCTCACCCCAGCCCCAGTGCAGCAGGTGGGGGGTGTGGGGGACCCAGcgcccacccccagccccatcatCACGCTGgatgcagagcccagctgctgccaacCTGACGCTGACAGCCCAACGCCCACTGAGGTCCCAAGCACAGCACAAGCTGGCGAGACTCCCTCGGAGCAAG GCAGCTCATCTGAGGCTGGCACAGAGGAGAAGAGCTTCGCCAGCGACAAGACGGCCGACTCCATCGCTGAGGAAGACGACGATGTCTTCATGGCATCCCGCACCACAGAGGATCTCTTCACCGTCATTCACAG GTCCAAGAGGAAGGTTCTGGGGCGGAAGGAACCTAGTGACAGCTTTAGCAGCCGGCCTAATTCCcactctcctgtgaagacatCAGGCTCACCGACCGGCGAGTCCCCTGCAGCAACAGTGAGCACCGGGAAGTCCTCCAGCAGGAATGAAGATTTTAAGGCTCTGCTCCAAAAGAAGAGCAGTAAAACCAGCAGCGGTACCCGGCCGTCTGCAGCTGAACTGCTCAAGACCACAAACCCACTGGCTCGGAGGGTCATGATGGAGTTTGCCCCTGAGCTAGATGGTGCAAACAGCCAGCCCTAA